One Paenisporosarcina sp. FSL H8-0542 genomic region harbors:
- a CDS encoding S-layer homology domain-containing protein, which yields MKIGKYAKGFSGLLASVMVLSLATPISASAMQPTQPIKLVSPNPITQQSIASDTNHSMTEDGSIPSMLPALEVGTEIKNMEILKSDLSFVGNDYFSNQTTLLYETTGDVNSYSIQLFDLMNPKAGELGDGHLGYLEYGDSLYAGKHLLLLDGRYKQNKYVTPWKLIPDGLYNIEFTAQPVSGNPATIQSHVGPIVIKTTTPQILGTYAEGKIKGQVIDKYIDYNAELAKHGLSYDLNEKLSAYYQIYSNENASRFIEFKLEQDGTFDFELPPINEETEMISILIVDAAGNKNEDFIFAKEEVQDPDTPVEVEKIALRPSTPIQESNSFVKSFGVNTMAISPDNDGRLDSAQLAFEFKEKPTSPVRVNIFSTLVDSNANELGYILLDTSNPQSGTAVVNAKYFNTTYNMKWDMHDGLYGMRIETSVGDDEAQAELKPFIVKSSKSLVFIDHIDYLTYDKPMLEGFVNDRFVDYKSDLEEHFGIKEFDVNDYLKASFVIQNYKYEVIDRGEFTLNQDGSFQFPLESFEYDKFYKVSINIQDIAGNETQVSEQVYSISKPEEPIVALTVNEPEVFIETGKNFSIKVTETTEISVDEKQEKDVTKIANYSIEDNSIISMEAGVITAHKAGKTKITVRFGKQTVDVNVVVFSRSLQVDQESLNVTMGEGHQMAVMEVTKEPNKADVVKNVTTLASYSVSDSSIVSVVNGLVTPKAPGKTKVTIEYQGVTSSVDITVTAPPVVSPPVTPPVTPPTTPPVVVPPTVPLPEDIIQFGDVEKHWAKKEIEALVSKGIFLGKTEELFAPEDKLTRAEFAVLVARALELEVKEYEGKFSDVSTNKKWAYAGIEAASRAGIINGKADGSFLPDAQITREEIAAIIIRAVNYSDATILNGLDTTKVFADDSSISVFAKLSVKQAVALGIVNGRSGNQFFAKANATRAEAAVMLYRALDKMNEF from the coding sequence TTGAAAATAGGTAAGTACGCGAAAGGATTCAGCGGCTTACTGGCTTCTGTTATGGTTCTGTCTTTGGCAACACCAATTTCTGCATCTGCAATGCAACCAACACAACCTATTAAGCTAGTTAGTCCAAATCCAATCACGCAACAAAGTATCGCATCGGATACTAACCACTCTATGACGGAAGATGGAAGTATACCCTCAATGTTACCGGCACTTGAAGTGGGTACGGAAATAAAAAATATGGAAATTTTAAAATCAGATCTGTCATTCGTTGGCAATGACTATTTTAGTAATCAGACGACTCTTTTATATGAGACTACGGGAGATGTTAATTCCTACAGTATTCAACTCTTCGATCTCATGAATCCGAAAGCTGGTGAGTTGGGAGACGGCCATCTTGGCTATTTGGAATATGGAGATTCTCTATATGCAGGAAAACATTTGTTGTTGCTGGATGGACGTTACAAACAAAATAAATATGTCACTCCATGGAAGCTAATTCCGGATGGCTTGTATAATATTGAATTTACTGCACAGCCCGTATCCGGAAATCCTGCAACCATTCAGAGTCATGTGGGACCAATCGTGATTAAAACAACGACTCCGCAAATATTAGGAACCTATGCAGAAGGAAAAATAAAAGGTCAAGTGATAGATAAATACATTGACTATAACGCTGAATTGGCGAAGCATGGACTAAGCTATGATCTCAACGAAAAATTGTCGGCTTATTATCAAATTTACTCTAATGAAAATGCGAGCAGATTTATAGAATTTAAACTCGAGCAGGATGGAACATTTGATTTCGAACTGCCGCCAATAAACGAAGAAACAGAAATGATTTCTATTCTAATCGTTGACGCTGCAGGTAACAAAAATGAAGACTTCATATTTGCAAAAGAAGAGGTTCAGGACCCGGACACACCTGTTGAGGTAGAGAAGATTGCGTTACGCCCTTCAACTCCTATCCAGGAATCAAATTCATTTGTAAAATCATTCGGAGTCAACACAATGGCCATTTCCCCAGACAATGATGGACGATTGGATTCAGCACAATTGGCATTCGAATTTAAAGAAAAGCCTACTTCTCCCGTTAGAGTCAATATTTTCAGTACGCTTGTTGATTCAAACGCGAATGAACTGGGATATATCTTATTGGATACATCAAACCCACAATCTGGGACTGCGGTAGTGAATGCGAAGTATTTTAACACAACATATAATATGAAATGGGACATGCATGATGGTTTATATGGAATGAGAATTGAAACATCAGTAGGAGATGATGAAGCTCAAGCAGAATTAAAACCGTTTATTGTTAAATCAAGTAAATCACTTGTATTTATAGATCATATTGATTATCTGACATATGACAAACCAATGTTGGAGGGATTCGTAAACGATCGATTCGTTGATTACAAATCTGATTTAGAAGAACATTTTGGCATTAAAGAGTTTGATGTGAATGATTACTTAAAAGCATCTTTCGTTATTCAAAACTACAAGTATGAAGTAATTGACCGTGGTGAATTCACATTAAATCAAGATGGATCATTTCAGTTTCCTTTAGAGAGTTTTGAATATGATAAGTTCTATAAAGTATCTATTAACATTCAAGACATCGCTGGTAATGAAACGCAGGTTTCAGAGCAAGTATACTCAATTTCAAAGCCTGAGGAACCAATTGTAGCCCTTACAGTCAATGAACCAGAAGTTTTTATTGAAACTGGTAAAAATTTTTCAATAAAGGTAACGGAAACAACGGAAATAAGTGTAGATGAAAAGCAAGAAAAAGACGTAACAAAAATCGCCAATTATTCAATAGAAGACAATTCAATTATCTCGATGGAAGCGGGAGTCATTACAGCTCACAAAGCAGGAAAGACAAAAATTACCGTCAGATTTGGGAAGCAAACAGTGGATGTCAATGTAGTCGTATTCAGCCGTTCTCTTCAAGTGGATCAAGAATCCCTTAATGTAACAATGGGGGAGGGTCATCAAATGGCAGTCATGGAAGTAACGAAGGAACCGAATAAAGCAGATGTGGTGAAAAATGTAACAACGCTAGCATCTTATTCAGTATCAGATTCATCAATTGTATCGGTCGTTAATGGATTGGTAACGCCAAAAGCACCAGGTAAAACGAAGGTAACGATTGAATATCAGGGAGTAACAAGTTCAGTGGACATTACGGTGACTGCCCCTCCGGTAGTTAGTCCGCCAGTGACGCCACCTGTAACACCGCCGACTACACCACCAGTAGTTGTGCCACCGACAGTTCCTCTTCCAGAGGACATAATACAGTTCGGTGATGTTGAGAAGCACTGGGCGAAGAAAGAAATAGAAGCTTTGGTATCGAAAGGAATCTTTTTAGGAAAAACAGAAGAACTGTTTGCACCGGAAGATAAATTAACGCGAGCTGAATTTGCCGTGTTGGTTGCACGCGCTCTGGAATTAGAAGTAAAAGAATACGAGGGCAAGTTTTCGGATGTTTCCACAAATAAAAAATGGGCGTATGCTGGAATCGAAGCAGCATCCCGTGCTGGCATCATAAACGGGAAAGCGGATGGGTCATTCTTGCCGGACGCTCAAATAACTCGTGAAGAAATCGCGGCTATTATCATCCGCGCTGTCAACTATTCGGATGCTACAATATTGAATGGTCTGGATACTACGAAAGTATTCGCAGATGATTCTAGCATCAGCGTGTTCGCGAAACTTAGTGTAAAACAAGCAGTGGCCTTAGGAATCGTTAACGGCCGTAGTGGTAATCAATTTTTTGCAAAAGCAAACGCAACACGTGCGGAAGCTGCAGTCATGCTATATCGTGCACTGGACAAAATGAATGAATTCTAA
- a CDS encoding S-layer homology domain-containing protein yields MTKEGIQKHVLSKIALAFLLIISMMAPFITAPSASAATSLTVAEALAQYDVAAKKNVTVDGYIVGYVKGETSVVKTGATDDNNYAIADSANETDLSKMIYVQVPATPTTLRSTFGLKTNPGNIGKKVSVSASLEKYFGNHAGLKAPVSAMTFVGGEVDPPPVAEAVANIAAARAVTDPAKLIKVSGTVTTGVGFWGQKGFYIQDDTAGLYAFVSAADVKPGDIVELEGKVSPYAGELQIQPTKITVKSSGNPLPAAQVIAPTGVNEDTQGERIQLNKVTITGLAKKDDYGTFEFSAVDGEGKSVIVRNDNRTGMTYDNFIQHYNEGDLVHVSGIASKFNEVYQVKALGAESFDLVNKPAVYVNVFPGFVTENTKITLASGWADATIYYTVDGSTPTTSSNVYSAPINVTENTTIKALAVSGNETSEVFSFEYQVIKSTGVQIADIQGKQHKSPYADQQVVDIEGVVTYKLDNNNFFMQDLTPDSDPATSDAVLVYSKAHTFVPGDLVSVDGKVTEFFIAGYSDMKSVDLSTTEISSTTIDKIGTKPVPAALKWEELSPPTEVIDNDKLTSFDPAEDGIDFWESIEGMLVSVKDAKVVGPQKYGEVIVATDNGGKTTFNKFGGINISANDYNPERITVDMNSVTFKAKSGDVFNGTITGPVSYEFGNFRIMTTVAALPTLVEAPIIKEVTEIAFAEDKLNVAAYNVENFSNNTANTPNEKVVKIAKSFVENMKSPDIITLVEVQDNDGETASGNTDASQSYERLIAAIVAAGGPKYNWTDIAPEYNQDGGAPGGNIRVGYLYNPQRVTLSEGTKGGSTEAVKWVDGELSKNPGRILDIPQPNTRKPIAAQFEFQGEQVVVIGAHLNSKGGDQPLFGKNQPPFLGSEAERIGLATMINAFIKKGQEQNPDLKVIVAGDMNDFEFTPTLTALKGNILTNMVEKVPAGERFSYYYQGNNQVLDHMLVTNNLAATTLIDMIHINANFMEEHGRASDHDPILVQVDLKDPVVVPDVVTLDVNKDDVSVEVGDTEQLVVTEKTTKADGSSTNKDVTASAAYTVSDSSVISVEAGLITAKAAGAATITITVGNITETVNVTVTAVPVPDVVTLDVNKNDVSVEVGKTEQLVVTEKTTKADGSSTNKDVTASAAYTVSDSSVISVEAGLITAKAAGTTTITITVGNITETVNVTVTAVPVPDVKTISVDKDSVTLEVGKTEQLKVTETTTKADETSTVADVTNTATYSGHDTSVISVVNGLITAKAAGTTTITITVGNNTKTVNVTVTAVPVPDVKTLSVDKDSVTLKVGKTEQLKVIETTTKADETSTDADVTNTATYSGHDTSVISVVNGLITAKAVGTTNVTVTVGDNSKTVKVTVTAVTSPPQPPVTPTNPGHITVDGNAVSNQANDPATKEIKVAVPALTDAQPEVSAKVPTGSLQTIAQSSKPLVIASGNTEVVVPNEVLKKIAAGNPESMTVSVKMAKSTDVNGAVSATFEFTITTVKNGNTTKVTTFSTPVEVTVPVAAAIKDPRKVAAYYVNELTNGLEYVGGTYGNGQLVFKTNHFSKFVVVENNKTFSDIQKYWAQDQIEVLASRTITSGKTDTTFNPEGKVTRAEFAVLIARSLNLPMEEYKGTFKDVTTSKEWAYAGIEAAHRAGIVNGKTTDSFDPDALITREEIATMIVRAVKYQDANLLKDVDTSKTFADEKAVGDFAKVSIKQAVGLGIVNGRAGNKLDPKANATRAEAAVMLYRALDKMNEF; encoded by the coding sequence ATGACAAAAGAAGGTATTCAGAAACATGTTTTAAGTAAGATTGCACTAGCTTTCTTACTAATTATCTCAATGATGGCACCATTTATCACAGCACCAAGTGCTTCGGCCGCAACATCATTGACCGTTGCTGAGGCACTTGCACAATACGATGTGGCTGCTAAAAAGAATGTTACAGTGGATGGCTATATTGTTGGTTATGTTAAAGGGGAAACATCGGTAGTTAAGACAGGTGCTACTGATGATAACAACTATGCAATTGCGGACTCAGCAAATGAAACCGATTTATCAAAAATGATTTATGTACAAGTTCCTGCTACACCTACTACATTAAGATCAACATTTGGACTTAAAACAAACCCAGGTAATATCGGTAAAAAAGTATCTGTTAGTGCTTCACTTGAAAAATATTTTGGAAACCATGCTGGTCTAAAGGCGCCAGTTTCGGCAATGACATTCGTTGGAGGAGAAGTAGATCCACCACCTGTAGCAGAAGCAGTAGCCAATATAGCAGCTGCCCGTGCAGTAACTGATCCAGCAAAATTGATCAAAGTAAGCGGTACAGTAACAACAGGCGTTGGATTCTGGGGTCAAAAAGGCTTCTACATTCAAGACGATACTGCGGGTCTTTATGCATTTGTCTCTGCAGCTGACGTAAAACCAGGTGACATCGTTGAGCTTGAAGGGAAAGTTAGCCCGTACGCAGGCGAACTACAAATCCAGCCAACAAAAATCACAGTGAAATCTTCTGGCAACCCACTTCCAGCGGCACAAGTTATTGCGCCTACTGGAGTGAATGAAGATACTCAAGGTGAACGCATTCAATTAAACAAAGTAACAATTACTGGCTTAGCGAAAAAAGATGATTACGGGACATTTGAATTCTCTGCTGTCGACGGAGAAGGAAAATCAGTAATCGTTCGTAACGATAATCGTACGGGCATGACGTATGATAACTTCATCCAACATTACAATGAAGGCGATCTTGTGCATGTTTCAGGTATCGCTTCTAAATTTAACGAGGTATACCAAGTTAAAGCACTGGGTGCAGAAAGTTTTGACCTAGTAAACAAACCAGCAGTATACGTTAATGTATTCCCAGGTTTCGTAACTGAAAACACAAAAATCACTCTTGCAAGTGGTTGGGCAGATGCGACAATCTACTACACAGTAGATGGTTCGACTCCAACAACTTCAAGTAATGTATACTCAGCACCAATTAATGTGACAGAAAACACAACTATCAAAGCATTGGCAGTATCAGGCAACGAAACTTCTGAAGTATTCTCGTTTGAATACCAAGTAATCAAATCTACTGGTGTGCAAATTGCAGACATCCAAGGCAAACAGCACAAATCACCATACGCTGATCAACAAGTAGTTGATATCGAAGGAGTAGTAACTTACAAACTTGATAACAACAACTTCTTCATGCAAGATCTAACGCCAGACAGCGATCCTGCTACTTCTGACGCGGTTCTTGTATACAGTAAAGCGCACACATTTGTGCCGGGCGATCTAGTATCGGTTGACGGAAAAGTGACTGAATTCTTCATTGCTGGTTACTCTGACATGAAATCTGTTGATTTATCAACAACAGAAATTTCAAGCACGACAATTGATAAGATAGGTACAAAACCAGTTCCAGCAGCACTTAAATGGGAAGAACTTTCACCACCAACAGAAGTTATCGATAACGACAAATTAACTTCATTCGATCCAGCAGAAGACGGAATCGACTTCTGGGAATCTATCGAAGGTATGCTAGTTTCAGTTAAAGATGCAAAAGTTGTTGGACCACAAAAATACGGTGAAGTTATCGTGGCTACTGACAACGGTGGTAAAACAACGTTCAATAAATTTGGCGGAATCAATATCTCTGCTAACGACTATAACCCGGAACGTATCACAGTTGATATGAACTCTGTAACATTCAAAGCTAAATCGGGGGATGTTTTCAACGGCACAATCACAGGTCCAGTAAGTTACGAATTCGGAAACTTCCGCATCATGACAACTGTGGCTGCATTACCAACATTAGTAGAAGCTCCAATAATCAAAGAAGTAACGGAAATTGCATTCGCAGAAGATAAACTAAACGTTGCTGCATATAACGTAGAGAACTTCTCGAACAATACGGCAAACACACCAAATGAAAAAGTTGTTAAAATTGCGAAGTCATTTGTTGAAAACATGAAATCTCCTGACATTATCACATTAGTAGAAGTTCAAGATAATGATGGTGAAACAGCTTCAGGCAATACAGACGCTTCACAAAGTTATGAACGTTTAATCGCAGCAATCGTTGCTGCAGGAGGACCTAAATACAATTGGACTGACATTGCTCCAGAATACAATCAAGACGGTGGGGCACCAGGTGGTAACATCCGCGTTGGTTACTTATACAACCCTCAGCGTGTAACATTATCTGAAGGAACAAAAGGTGGATCTACAGAAGCAGTAAAATGGGTAGATGGTGAACTTTCTAAAAACCCTGGACGTATCCTGGACATTCCACAACCGAACACTCGTAAACCAATCGCAGCCCAATTTGAGTTCCAAGGTGAACAAGTAGTCGTAATCGGCGCGCACTTAAACTCTAAAGGTGGAGACCAACCGTTATTCGGTAAAAACCAACCTCCATTCCTAGGGTCTGAAGCAGAACGTATCGGGCTAGCTACAATGATCAACGCGTTCATTAAAAAAGGACAAGAACAAAATCCAGACCTTAAAGTAATCGTTGCGGGTGATATGAATGATTTCGAATTCACACCAACTCTTACAGCACTTAAAGGCAATATCTTAACTAACATGGTAGAAAAAGTACCAGCTGGCGAACGTTTCTCTTATTACTACCAAGGGAACAACCAAGTGCTTGACCACATGTTAGTGACAAACAACTTAGCAGCTACTACTTTAATTGACATGATTCACATCAACGCAAACTTCATGGAAGAACACGGTCGTGCATCTGACCATGATCCAATTTTGGTTCAAGTGGATTTGAAAGATCCAGTAGTTGTTCCAGACGTAGTAACTTTAGATGTAAACAAAGACGATGTTTCTGTTGAAGTAGGAGACACTGAGCAATTAGTTGTAACAGAAAAAACAACTAAAGCCGACGGTTCTTCTACTAACAAAGACGTAACAGCATCTGCAGCATACACAGTATCAGATAGCAGCGTAATCTCTGTAGAAGCTGGTTTAATCACAGCTAAAGCAGCAGGTGCAGCAACAATCACGATCACTGTTGGTAACATCACTGAAACGGTAAATGTAACAGTAACAGCAGTACCAGTTCCAGACGTAGTAACTTTAGATGTAAACAAAAACGATGTTTCTGTTGAAGTAGGCAAAACTGAGCAATTAGTTGTAACAGAAAAAACAACTAAAGCCGACGGTTCTTCTACTAACAAAGACGTAACAGCATCTGCAGCATACACAGTATCAGATAGCAGCGTAATCTCTGTAGAAGCGGGTTTAATCACAGCTAAAGCGGCAGGTACCACAACAATCACGATCACTGTTGGTAACATCACTGAAACGGTAAATGTAACAGTAACAGCAGTACCAGTTCCGGATGTGAAAACAATATCAGTGGACAAAGATTCAGTTACCCTAGAAGTAGGCAAAACTGAGCAATTAAAAGTAACAGAAACAACTACAAAAGCTGACGAAACTTCTACTGTTGCAGATGTAACAAATACTGCAACATACAGTGGTCACGATACAAGCGTGATTTCAGTTGTAAATGGTTTAATCACAGCAAAAGCAGCAGGTACCACAACAATCACGATCACTGTTGGTAACAACACTAAAACGGTAAATGTAACAGTGACAGCAGTACCAGTCCCAGATGTGAAAACATTATCAGTGGACAAAGATTCAGTTACCCTAAAAGTAGGCAAAACTGAGCAATTAAAAGTAATAGAAACAACTACAAAAGCTGACGAAACTTCTACTGATGCGGATGTAACAAATACTGCAACATACAGTGGTCACGACACAAGCGTGATTTCAGTTGTAAATGGCTTGATCACGGCTAAAGCAGTTGGCACAACAAACGTTACAGTAACAGTTGGCGACAACTCAAAAACTGTAAAAGTAACAGTAACTGCAGTAACAAGCCCGCCACAACCACCAGTAACACCAACAAACCCTGGTCATATAACTGTGGATGGAAACGCAGTATCAAATCAAGCGAATGATCCTGCAACTAAAGAAATTAAAGTAGCAGTACCAGCTCTAACAGATGCTCAACCTGAAGTAAGTGCAAAAGTACCAACAGGTTCGTTGCAAACAATTGCTCAATCTTCTAAACCATTGGTGATTGCTTCTGGTAATACAGAAGTAGTTGTACCAAATGAAGTATTGAAAAAAATTGCAGCTGGCAATCCTGAAAGTATGACGGTTTCTGTGAAAATGGCTAAATCGACTGACGTAAACGGAGCGGTATCTGCGACGTTTGAATTTACAATCACAACAGTCAAAAATGGTAACACAACTAAAGTAACTACATTCTCAACACCAGTTGAAGTAACAGTTCCTGTAGCTGCAGCAATTAAAGACCCACGAAAAGTGGCTGCTTACTACGTGAACGAATTAACAAATGGGTTGGAATATGTAGGTGGAACGTACGGAAATGGTCAATTAGTCTTCAAGACAAACCACTTCTCGAAATTCGTTGTTGTAGAAAACAACAAAACATTCTCGGATATTCAAAAATACTGGGCACAGGATCAAATTGAAGTGCTGGCTTCTCGAACGATTACAAGCGGGAAAACAGACACGACATTTAACCCTGAAGGTAAAGTAACACGTGCTGAATTCGCCGTGTTGATTGCTCGCTCTCTGAATCTTCCAATGGAAGAGTACAAAGGGACTTTTAAAGATGTAACAACAAGCAAGGAATGGGCATATGCAGGAATTGAAGCGGCTCACCGTGCAGGTATCGTAAATGGCAAGACGACAGACTCGTTCGATCCAGATGCGTTAATCACACGTGAAGAAATCGCAACGATGATAGTTCGCGCAGTGAAATACCAAGATGCGAATCTATTGAAAGATGTAGACACATCGAAAACATTTGCGGATGAAAAAGCAGTTGGAGACTTCGCAAAAGTATCGATCAAACAAGCTGTAGGACTAGGTATTGTAAACGGCCGTGCTGGAAACAAATTAGATCCAAAAGCAAACGCAACACGTGCGGAAGCGGCAGTTATGCTTTACCGAGCATTAGACAAAATGAACGAATTTTAG